The following proteins are encoded in a genomic region of Thalassophryne amazonica chromosome 5, fThaAma1.1, whole genome shotgun sequence:
- the LOC117511159 gene encoding LOW QUALITY PROTEIN: protein HIRA (The sequence of the model RefSeq protein was modified relative to this genomic sequence to represent the inferred CDS: inserted 2 bases in 2 codons) yields the protein MKLLKPSWVSHNGKPIFSVDIHPDGTKFSTGGQGEDSGKVVIWNMAPVLREEDEKNENIPKMLCQMDNHLACVNCVRWSNNGLYLASGGDDKLVMVWKRAAFIGPSTVFGSSSKLANVEQWRCVTILRNHTGDVMDVAWSPHDVWLASCSVDNTIVIWNARKFPEMVTCLRGHTGLVKGLTWDPVGKYIASQADDHSLKVWRTVDWQMEANITKPFSECGGTTHVLRLSWSPDGQYLVSAHAMNNSGPTAQIVERDGWKTNMDFVGHRKAVTVVKFNPKIFKKKQKNGSAPKPSCPYCCCAVGSXDRSLSVWLTSLKRPLVVIHDLFDKSIMDISWTLTGLGMLVCSMDGTVAYLDFSLDELGDPLNEEEKNTIHQNIYGKSLAITSTEAQLSTTIIENPEMLKYQQERQXLGQSNTSTGTAGPESATPKLNSVMNGESLEDIRKNLLKKQVETRTPDGRRRITPLCIAQLDTGDFSPALFNSVPILPSGSSMSNQLTPQLNSESLPVQTSSLVMRPSHDPLLTSPPPTTVTKGLEDNRDSVKPNLLLTSASKIEPMKALDSRFTERSKATPGVTAAISSAMGLAPVDSRPKDTVATVKDMKAKEDTSSDSEDKVAAINKNLVFTKRKVEVLMDGGEVVEKRKKGRPRKDKMAAPISQPFTQITPPSEREPSRPTAAPPAPVAVFKLPIPSPQKAFSLQVSMEPSVFLDVENEVSLVAGSRLSQLRCCRDGREWNTLLPSSVITAAGSSDIIAVACEDRMLSVFSSSGRRLLPPIQLATPVSALHSSGHFVMSLTAGAVLSVWDIEKQKAVVKNESLLTVLSGADITVSQSLLTQQGVPVISLSNGKSYCFNSSLESWTLVADKGDSLVQCADFRSCLPSQDTPVSTGPLTVMQGCNLNAGRLASRLSSTPHHLQQSMTLAFLENQLVSALSLQSAQEYRYWLLIYARFLVIEGSDYRLRDLCKELLGPVHKSAGSSWEPTRLGLRKRELLQEVLPIIGENLRFQRLFTEYQDQLELLRNK from the exons GCAAACCAATATTTTCAGTTGATATCCATCCTGATGGAACAAAATTTTCAACTGGTGGTCAAG GAGAGGATTCTGGGAAGGTGGTGATATGGAACATGGCACCGGTTCTACGAGAGGAGGATGAGAAGAATGAAAATATTCCAAAGATGCTTTGCCAAATGGACAATCATCTGG cGTGTGTGAACTGTGTACGGTGGTCCAATAATGGGCTGTACCTGGCATCAGGAGGAGATGACAAGCTGGTCATGGTGTGGAAGAGAGCTGC GTTTATTGGTCCGAGCACAGTGTTTGGGTCGAGCAGTAAGCTGGCTAATGTAGAGCAATGGCGATGTGTCACCATATTGAGGAACCATACTGGTG atgtaaTGGATGTGGCGTGGTCTCCTCACGACGTGTGGTTGGCCTCCTGCAGCGTTGACAACACTATCGTCATCTGGAATGCTCGTAAATTCCCAG AGATGGTGACATGTTTGCGAGGACACACTGGGCTGGTTAAAGGCCTGACGTGGGATCCAGTGGGGAAGTACATTGCGTCACAGGCGGATGACCACAGCCTCAAAGTGTGGAGGACAGTGGACTGGCAAATGGAGGCCAACATCACAAAGCCCTTCAGCGAG TGTGGAGGGACGACACATGTCCTCCGACTGTCCTGGTCTCCAGATGGTCAGTACCTTGTGTCCGCTCATGCCATGAACAACTCCGGCCCTACCGCTCAGATCGTGGAGCGAGATGGATGGAAGACCAATATGGACTTTGTGGGTCACCGTAAAGCTGTCACAGTGGTG AAATTCAACCCAAAGATCTttaagaagaagcagaagaacgGCAGCGCTCCTAAACCCAGCTGTCCTTATTGTTGCTGTGCTGTTGGCA AAGACAGATCACTCTCTGTCTGG CTGACTTCTTTGAAGCGACCTCTGGTGGTCATCCATGATCTGTTTGATAAATCGATTATGGACATTTCCTG GACTTTGACAGGCTTGGGGATGTTGGTATGTTCCATGGATGGTACAGTGGCCTATTTGGACTTCTCACTGGATGAACTGGGCGATCCACTAAATGAGGAGGAGAAG AACACCATCCACCAAAACATCTATGGTAAGAGTCTGGCTATAACCAGCACCGAGGCCCAACTCTCAACTACCATTATCGAGAACCCGGAGATGCTCAAGTACCAACAGGAGCGGC AACTCGGCCAGTCTAACACAAGTACCGGTACTGCCGGGCCCGAGTCCGCTACCCCCAAACTCAACAGCGTGATGAATGGCGAGTCTCTGGAGGACATCAGGAAG AACCTTCTGAAGAAACAAGTGGAGACGAGAACTCCTGATGGCAGAAGACGAATCACGCCGCTCTGCATCGCTCAGCTCGACACCGG GGATTTCTCACCGGCTCTGTTTAACAGCGTTCCCATCCTGCCATCTGGATCGTCCATGTCCAACCAGCTCACCCCTCAGCTgaactcagagtccctcccagttCAGACCTCCTCTCTGGTCATGCGGCCAAGCCATGACCCCCTGCTGACCTCACCTCCACCCACCACTGTCACAAAGGGCCTGGAGGACAACAGGGA CAGTGTGAAGCCTAATCTTCTGCTGACTTCTGCCTCCAAAATCGAGCCAATGAAGGCTTTGGACTCCAGGTTCACTGAGAGATCGAAGGCCACACCGGGAGTCACAGCTGCCATTTCCTCTGCCATGGGACTCGCACCTGTGGACAG CAGGCCAAAAGACACCGTCGCCACCGTGAAAGACATGAAGGCCAAAGAAGACACCAGCAGCGACAGTGAGGACAAGGTGGCTGCCATCAACAAGAACCTGGTGTTCACCAAGCGCAAGGTGGAGGTGCTGATGGATGGCGGCGAGGTCGTGGAGAAGAGGAAGAAGGGACGGCCCAGGAAAGACAAGATGGCTGCTCCCATCTCTCAGCCCTTCACCCAG aTAACTCCTCCATCAGAGCGGGAGCCCAGCAGGCCGACGGCGGCTCCTCCAGCTCCTGTAGCTGTTTTCAAACTGCCAATACCAAGTCCACAGAAAGCCTTTAGCCTGCAG GTAAGCATGGAGCCATCGGTGTTCTTGGACGTGGAGAACGAGGTTTCGTTGGTGGCGGGTTCAAGACTCAGCCAGCTGAGATGTTGCAGGGACGGTCGTGAGTGGAACACGCTGCTGCCGAGCTCGGTCATCACTGCCGCTGGAAGCAG TGACATCATCGCGGTGGCGTGTGAGGACAGGATGCTGTCCGTCTTCTCTTCCAGTGGCCGCCGCCTCCTTCCTCCGATCCAGCTGGCCACGCCCGTGTCGGCGCTGCACTCTTCCGGACACTTTGTCATGTCTCTGACCGCTGGCGCCGTCCTGTCCGTCTG GGACATTGAGAAACAAAAAGCTGTGGTGAAGAACGAGTCTCTGCTGACCGTTTTGTCTG GTGCTGACATCACAGTATCTCAGTCTCTGCTGACCCAGCAGGGCGTGCCGGTCATTAGTTTGTCCAACGGGAAGTCCTACTGCTTCAACTCCTCGCTGGAGTCCTG GACTCTGGTAGCAGATAAAGGTGATTCTCTGGTCCAGTGCGCCGACTTCAGGAGCTGTTTGCCCTCCCAGGATACACCTGTGTCCACGGGGCCGCTGACCGTCATGCAGGGATGCAACCTCAA tGCCGGCCGCCTGGCGTCTCGCCTTTCCTCCACCCCTCACCACCTGCAGCAGAGCATGACGCTGGCCTTCCTGGAGAACCAGCTGGTGTCGGCTCTGAGCCTGCAGTCTGCACAGGAGTATCGCTACTGGCTGCTCATCTATGCCCGCTTCCTCGTCATTGAAG GTTCAGACTATCGCCTCAGAGATCTTTGCAAGGAGCTGCTGGGGCCCGTTCACAAGTCAGCGGGTTCCTCCTGGGAACCAACACGTCTG GGTCTGCGTAAGCGGGAGTTACTCCAGGAGGTACTGCCAATCATTGGCGAGAACCTGCGATTCCAGCGGCTGTTCACGGAGTACCAGGACCAGCTGGAGCTACTGCGCAACAAATGA